TCTAGAACCACTCGTAGCTGACCGGAAACGGATCAAACTAAAGGTCCCTGCCACTGCAATCGAGGTTCCCAAACTTCCATTGACCAAAAAGATCACTAAGGTCATCATAGAAGGAAGCAAGGTCAAACTAATGACAAACTCTCGAGTGTAAAGTGTCCGGTATTTATAGGTCCAAGATAGGGCCATCCCTAGAAAGAGGCTGACCAAAAGGGCCAGCAGCAAGCGCAAGGGATCCACCGTTGCTGTAGCATTATTAAAAATAGAATCAAATAGATTAGACATAGGCAGCACCTACCGTTTCTTGAACTGGTCTTGGGGCATAATCCAAGCCTTGTGATTTATGATAAGCACAGCTATATTTTGAAAATTTCTGCTTGACCAAACCATACTTCTCTAAAATATCCTTTAGCCATTTAGGTTCTTGGCCAGGAGCCTTAATTTCCATGATCACGAAGTCATCCTCTAGTAGAGGTTCTCCTTTCTTCCCATCAAAAAGGCTAACAGCCTGATCTCGAAAGACTAAGTTTTGATCGATTGTCACGCGAATCTTCTGATAAGGATAACCCTGAATGGATTTCTTTTCTTTGAGAGACAAGCGATCATAGTAAATGAACATCCGTGGTTCCAATCGATGACCATAACGTTTGCGCAATCTCTGAATCTCTTGCACTAAGTCTGGATCTTGTATCTGATGATCTACTTTCCCATCTGTCATCAAGTTGATAATGGCTTGTGAAGTGGCGACTAGACGGAATTTATGGCCAATTCCTTCTTCATCTTTTGACTTCACCTCTAGAAACACTGGACTGTCTGCTTGAGGTGTTTCTAAATAAGTCCGCATCCGAATTTTTTCACGGCGGTGTTGTTTGGCAAGAGCATCTTGAATAACCTCAAAATTTTCCGTATCAAAATAAATATTTGAAATGGTTGAGGTTGGGTAATCATCTTCTACGACATATCCTTTTAAGTCTTTGATCAAGTCCTTCACGTCATCTTTTGCGACGATATATTTTGTTTCGATTCGTTTGAAACTTGTCTCAATTGTTTTTTTCATGTTTCTTCTCCTTTAAGGGGGGGATCTATTATTTCTAACCTTCAGTCAGTATGAATACGACTTACGTGCTTTCTAGTTTAATGGGACTTTCTTAACTGGTCATTAAGCCAAACTTAAAGAAAACTAAAGTTAAGGTTCCTTTCAGAAAAACTTTAGGAAACTTTCAGCTAGCAACTTTAGACTAGGAGCATATCAATTGAACGAGAGGAAAAGCTCATGAAATCAAACAAATGGAAATTTTTATTAACGGGGGCCGCAACCCTCACCCTACTAACAGCGTGTAGCCAAGCATCATCTCAATCAGCTACAACAAACGCAACAACAACTGCTTCTAGTGTCTCAAAGAAAACGACTAAAACCAAGCAATCTGACTATTTTACCGAAAAAGATTCAGACACCTCATATGATGAAAGTAAAGCATCTATTGTCAAACTATCTGGCTCGTCTGCAACTGTTTCAGGGGATGGCGTAGCCGTTTCTGGATCAACTGTGACCATCTCGAAGGCCGGAACTTATGTCATCTCTGGTGAATCTGATGGGGTTCAAATCAAAGTCGAAGCAGGTGACTCAGATGATGTTCATATCGTCTTAAAAGGTGTTACTATGTCCAACACCAACGCACCAATTTCTGCTACGAAAGCGGGGCATGTCTACCTGACTCTAGCAAATGGCACGACCAATACCTTGTCTGATTCAAGTTCAAACAGTGATGAAGATGCCGATGCGGTCATCTTCTCTAAAGGCGACCTCACCATCAATGGTTCGGGTACGCTCAACATCGATGCCAAGAAGAACAACGGGATAAAGGCCAATGACACTCTCCACATCACGGGTGGAACCTATAAAATCACAGCTGTAGGAGATGCCCTCAATGTCAATGACGAACTCAATATCACTGGCACGACCATGACCATTGACGCAGATGAAGATGCGGTCAAGGTGGATAATGATGAAGATACTTCGGTCGGAACCATGTACCTTTCAGATAACAAAATGACCATCACAGCAGGAGACGATGGCATCCATGCTTCTGGTGATCTGATCATCGATAGCGGAACCTATCAGGTAACCGAGTCTGTCGAAGGTCTCGAAGGAAAATCGATCACCATTAACGGTGGAGATATCACCATCTATGCAACCGATGACGGGGTCAATGCGGCTAATGCTAATGCCAACCAAGATGAAATTTTCTTCACCATGAATGGTGGAACTCTCAACGTTGAAGTTGGCCAAGGGGATACCGATCCAATCGACTCAAACGGTAATGTCACTGTGACTGGAGGAACCATCAATTTAACAGGGCAATCCGGCTTTGACTTTGATGGTACTGCTACCTACACCGGTGGAGATATCTATATCAATGGTGAAAAACAAACAGAAATTGTCAATTCCATGCCTGGAGGCGGTGGGGCTCCCGGCGGTGGCGGACCTCAAGGTGGTGGACCTGGAGGCGGACATCCATAACAACAAATAAAGGCAGGATTTCTTCCTGACCTTTTTTTGTTCCTCTTTTTATGATAGAATAGAAAATCAATCAACTTGTTGAAAGGAATATGATGAAAAAACAGACACTACCTCTTTTCTTCACACTCTTGCTGTCTCTTCTTTTTCTATCAGCCTGTGTGCCGGACCTTAAGATCAATTTTAAACAAGTGCCTACTACTACCAGCTCAAAAAAGAAAACCACTAAAAAAAGTAGCTCGAGTCGTTCAACTAGCTCAACTAGCACAGGTAATTCCTCTAGCTCTCCCTCAACTACTACGGAGACCACTTCTGACATCATCACAACCGAAGGGCTCCCTAGAAATGCCCAAGAAGCACCCAAGGATAAAATTTATGCAACAGGGAACTTAAAAGTAGCCTACTCTAGAAATGACGACAATATTTTTGTACAAACGCCGGATTATGAAGGGTATACCACTGCTCTTGTCCAAAAAATCCTTGGAAATCCAGAAAAACAAATAACAGACCCTGCTTATATTAGCGAATCTTTTCAAAATATTGAGCTAGAAAATATTAAAAATCTCTACCGTAAGGGGAAAATTACAGAAGAACAAGCTCATGCCTTTTTATTGGGAGCTGTTGATCTGAAACAAGCTTCTAAATTCGGAGTAGATTACACCATTTACACCTATAAAAACAACACCATCCAACTGGTCTTTGAAAACGACCAACTCCTCTATATTACGCCAAATCCTGATGTTGTCTTCTTTAAATAATGAATATTCTCGCTTAAACAAGCGAGAATTTTTGTTTCACATGAAACAAAAAACTCTCAACTCCAAATGAGTTGAGAGTTCTTGACGATTAGTCCTCTTCATATTTTTTTGGATTGTAAAACCACATCCCTAGTCCCGCAAATAGAGCAATGGTCATCAAAAGAAAGACCACTTGATTTCCAATTTCTCCTGTCATCGAAATCGTTTGACGAAGACCAGAGACGGTATAGCTCATTGGCAAGAATGGATGAATGGCTTGGAAAAATCCATTTGTCAAAGCAAGAGGATAAGTTCCTGCACTAGAAGCCAATTGCAAGAGCAAGAGGATCAACGAGAGGAAAGCACCGACCTTTCTTTGCCATGTTGTTAAAGCGGTCACGATAGACATGAAGGCTAGACTACCGATCACACAAAGGAAGAGGGTAGCCATCTCATGATTGGCAGATAAACCAATCAAGTGAACAGCACCATAGACCAAGATTCCTGCAACCACCGCAATGGTTCCATTGACCTCAAAGCGAGATTTAAACCATGCCCAACGACTTTCAGGATGACGACCGGATGGCAATTTTGCAAAGATCATATTGGTTGACAAGGCACAAACAAAGAGTGCTACAGAGATCATATAAGGAGCCATTCCGACACCATTCACCGGGACATTATCTTGATCTGTTTTAGAAGTCGTAACAGGATTGGCTAAGGTTTTTGCGTTTTCTTTTTCAGTTGTAGCAGCATTCAATTGTCCCTTAGCATCGTTTAATCCTTGACTCAAGGTTTGGCTTCCTGTTGCTAATTCACCTAAACCGTTTGTCAATGTTTGGCCACCCGTTGCTAATTTGCTGGATCCTTCTGAGATTTGATTTGCTCCGTCAGCTAGTTTATCAGCCCCATTCACCAATTGACTTGATTTTTCTGTCAACTGATTGACACCAGTGACAAGTTTGTTGACACCACCTGCCAATTCTGGAGTTTTGCTGTTCAATTGTCCTACACCGTCAGCTAATTTTCCAGCACCGGCAACCAATTCACCCGACTTACCTGTTAATTGGGTCGCTCCTGAAGCCAGTTGATTCATGCCTGATGTCAAGGCAGGCATCTTCCCATTTAACTCACCTAGACCAGAAGCTAATTGATTGCTTCCTGCAAGTAATTCTGATGATTTACTATCTAGTTGGCCAACCCCTGCTGCTAACTGACTAGCACCATCCGTTAAAGTGCTACTATTGGTCTGAAGTTGGCTTGCCCCACTAGCGATTTTATCAACACCAGCTGTATAAGCGCCAATCCCTTGACTGATGGTTTGGCTAGCCGGCAACAATTGTCCACTAACTGCGGATTGGATCTTAGACAAGCCACTTGACAAGTCTGTCAAGGTAGAAGAAGCTGTTGGTAAAACTTGATTGGCTGCAGTTTGCAGCTGTGTCAAGCTATTTCCTGTATTCAAACTACTTTGGATCGTTTGGATCGTTGTCAAGATCCCTTGAGCTGCTGTTTCACTCGAGCTTGGGCTAGATGAGATCGCCGCACTGATTTCCGCTTGTTGATCAGCTGTCATTGCTTGATAAGCTGCTGTCCCTTGTACACTTGCAAGGGCATTTGCACGATCCGCTTGGGCTGAAGCAAGGATTGATTGAGCTGAATTCGCAATACTCGTCAATCCAGACGAAAGTTGACTGGTATCTACTGAAGCATTTTGAATCGCTGCATTTAATTGGTTTAAACCAGCTGCCAATTGATCAATCTGAGCAGATTGACTTGTAGAAGCTTGTAGCTGGCTTGATAATGTTTGAATACCTGATTCTAATTGTGAAACCCCATTTCGAAGGGTAGCAGATTGACTACTTAATTGACCCGCTCCTTCTGATAAAGTAGCGACTCCATTTGTATAGGTTGCTAAACCATTTGAAAAGTTAGATAGGCCTGAATTCAATTGACGCACGCCATTGGTATAATTCCCAAGACCATCATTGAGGGTCCCCATACCACTGGTTAATTGACCAACTCCTGAAGCTAACTGAGGGGTTTGACTCGCCATTTGATTGAGACCATTTCCTAATCGATCCACTCCGGTAGCGTAAGCCATCAAGCCTGTATTAAAAGTACCAAACCCATTATTTAATTGATTGACGCCAGATACCAAGTTTGGAAGTTGACCAGCCATTTGATTGAGACCATTTCCTAATTGACCAACACCATCTGTATAGGCTGCTAGACCCGTACGAAGAGTAGTCGCACCATCTGAAAATGCTAAGCTTGAACGAGCCAATGTATTCAAATTAGTAGACAGTGTTTGACCACCATCTTCCAATTTACTTGCACCATCTGCTAATTTAGCACTTCCATCTGCCGCTGTCCCCATACCAGATTTAAGCGATCCCATTTTGGAAAATAAAGCTGTTGTATACGTATTGGTCACTTTTTCGGCCACTGACTGCTTCATCTTTGTCATCGCAGTGTCGCTCATTTTCCCTGCGATAAAACTATGACCACTGGATGTTTGGTAATCAATGGTCATCTGTTCCGGATGATTGGTTAAGATGGAGCTAGCTTTCTTTGAAAGATCCTCAGGCAGGGTTACAATCATATAATAATCGCCATTTTTAAGACCATCTTTCGCAGCTTTCTCATCTACAAAATGAAAATCAAGTGAGTCATTGTCCTTCAAATTGGACACCATGTCTTTTCCTATTTCCATCTTTTGTCCATTATATGTAGCAGATTGATCCTTATTGACAACCGCTACAGGAAGATCCGAAACTTGGCCATATGGATCCCACATGGAAGATAGAAAAATAATATTATAAAGAGCTGGAATCAAAGCAACTCCAATCATGACAATGATAAATGTTGGCTTTTTAAGAATAGCCTTCCATTCTTTCATCATATTTTTTGTCTCCTTTTTATACACATTGTCTAAATTTCTGATATAATAGATTATACAGTTTCTAGAAATTTTCACAAGTAGCAAATCTTTATTTTTAGACACTGTGTATAATTTTGTGCAAAAAGGATTAACAGATGACTGAGAGCAATAAACGATTAAAAACAAAACGAAATATCGAGGAGGCGATGGTTCGACTACTAGAAAAGGAATCATTCGACCAAATCACAACGGTTGAGTTAGCACAAGAATCCGGCATTAGTCGCTCTAGCTTTTATACCCACTATCGAGACAAGTACGATATGATCGAGCGCTACCAACAAGCACTCTTTCACAAGCTTGAATATATCTTTGACAAACACCAAGACGACAAGCGCCAAGCGATTACAGAAGTGTTCGAATTCCTAACCAAGGAGCCCCTCTTTGCAGTTCTTCTGACAGAGAATGGAACCAAAGAGATCCAAACCTTCTTACGACATAAATTACAGATTCTTCTGGTTGATAGTTTGCAAGAGCGCTATAGTCATAAATCATTAACAGATATTGAAAGAGTCTACAGTTCTGTCTATCTGACCAATGCCTTCTTCGGAGTCTGTCAGATGTGGGTTTCGCGCGGAAAAAAAGAAAGTCCTCAACAAATGGCTGAATTTTTATTGAAAATGTTACGGTAACAGTCTCTCCTGATCGATCTAGATCAGGAGTTTTTTTATTAGCAGGTTTAGGTTTTAAGAAAACAAAAAGGGGAGCAAAGCCAGAAATCAACCCTTTAAGACAAAATAAAAAGCCCACTGTAGTAGGCTTTCTGCAAAGTATATCTTAAAATTAAAGCATTTTGTTGTAGAATTCAACGACAAGTGCTTCGTTGATTTCTGGGTTGATTTCATCGCGTTCTGGAAGGCGAGTCAATGAACCTTCAAGTTTGTCAGCATCGAATGATACGAATGCTGGACGTCCAACTGTAGCTTCAACAGCTTCAAGGATAGCTGGAACCTTAGCTGATTTTTCGCGAACTGAGATCACTTGACCTGGAGTTACGCGGTATGAAGGGATATCAACGCGTTTTCCGTCAACAAGGATGTGACCGTGGTTAACGAATTGACGAGCTTGACGACGAGTAGTCGCAAGTCCAAGACGGTAAACAACGTTATCCAAACGACGTTCCAAAAGAAGCATGAAGTTGAAACCGACAGTTCCTTCTTTAACTTTAGTAGCTTGTACGAACAAGTTACGGAATTGTTTTTCACCAAGTCCGTAAGAGAAACGAAGTTTTTGTTTTTCAGCTAATTGCAAACCGTATTCTGACAATTTTGAACGGTTGTTTGGTCCGTGTTGACCTGGTACGTAGTTACGACGTGCCAATTCTTTACCTGTACCTGTAAGTGACAAGCCAAGACGGCGAGATTGTTTCCAAGATGGTCCTGTATAACGTGACATTTAAAATGTCCTCCTATAAAAATAATTTTTTGTAGGAAATAACGTTTTAGACAAACCTGATTCGTTCAGAAAGCCTTCGCCCAAACAGCAAAGGTTACTTTTCTAGCTGACTTCCTGTTGACGAGCTTCATTTTGTCCTGCTGTCATTTCGCACAAATTCTATTTTATCACGGAATAGAGACTTTGTAAAGTCCTTCAAAACAATTTCAATGAAATTCAGACAATAATTCTATGATTCGTTTTTTATATTGCAATTGTTGCCAGTCTCTATCCGTTGCTGGATCCCATTTTAAAGGAAGATCTGCAACAATTTCTCCAGGATTATGATTCAAGATATAGACCCGGTCACTCAACGTCAAAGCTTCTTCGATACTATGAGTGATCAAAAGAGTAGTGAGACCAAGACGTTCCTTGCTTTCCAGATACCATTGATAAAGATCCTGCCTTGTCAATTCATCTAAGGCACTAAAAGCTTCATCTAATAGGAAGACAGTATGACCCAGAAGATAGGTTCTCAATAGCGCCACCCGTTGCCGCATCCCCCCACTCAGGGCATTGGGATAAAGGTTGGCAATACTTCCCAATTTAAATTCATCTAACAATTTTAGAGCTGTAGATGTTGCCTCTTCCTTAGGAATCTTTTTTAATTGAAGGGGAAGAATAATATTTCCCAATACTGTCTTATGTTCTAACAAAAGATCCTTTTGTAGCATATAGCTGACTTTTCCAAAGGAGATCGGGGCATCATCTACTTCTATAGCGCCCTTTTGTAAGGGAAAGATCCCAGCAATTAAATTAAACAAGGTTGATTTCCCTACCCCACTTGGACCTAGAATAGAGACGATTTCTCCTTTTTGCACTTCTAGTGATACATTGTTTAAAACTGCTTTATCTCCAAAAGAGAAACTTACATCTTTTACGGTTAAAATATCAGTCACCTACCAATTCATTTGTGAAACCTTTGTCTTCTAAGTCATTTGAAACCAATCCTTGCTCTTTTGCCCAAGCATAAAAAGCATTCCAACGTTTGGAGTCAAACTGTCCCCATTTATCCTTGTCTGAAGCATATTGACTGGAAAGATATTTTTGAGAAGCTAGTACAAAATCACGCTGGTTAGCCAAAGCAGGGGCCTGTTTAATCAAGATATCTGCTGCTTCTTCTGGATGCTCTATAGCATATTGGTAGCCTTTTTTCACCGCTTGAATGAATTTTTTTGCTTCCTCTTTATGAGATTTCAAATAGTCATTGTTAGCAATAATAACAGGCGAATAGTAGTCAAATGCAGGAACAAAATCTTTCATATAGAAGAAATTGGTTTTCATTCCCTTTTGCTCAGCCAAAATTCCATCCCAACCGTGATAAATCCAAGCAGCATCAAAGACCTTATTTTCAATCGGAGTAATGGAATTTGAATCACTATTTGGAACCAATTTTACTTGATTAAAATCAGCCCCTTCTTTTTTCATCATCGATTTGATCATTTCCAACTCAATCGGATCATTCCAGGTACCATACTTCTTACCAACCAAATCTTTTGGACTTGTGATCGCTGCATCTTTTCTTGAAATAATCCCTGACGTATTGTGTTCGACAATAGCTGCAATAGCGGTAATACCCGCACCTTTATCCAATTTCTTGGCCATAGAATCTTGGAAATAAATACCAAATGGAGCTTTCCCATTGATAATCAAATCAGAACTACTGTCTTCCGGAGGAAGTTTTATATCTACATCCAGTCCTGCATCTTTAAAGTACCCTTTTTCCTTTGCTACATAGAGACCCGTGTGATTGGTATTCGGGGTCCAATCTAGAATAAAATCAATCTTTTTCAAACCACTTGACGATTGCTTGACAGAATTTTGACAAGCACTCAAGAAAACAAATCCCAATATTATTGAGAAAAATAAACCTATTGACTTTTTCATTAGCTATACCTCTTTTACATTTTTGTCAATTTAATTTTTACACCATTTACAAGTTTGTCAATCCTTTTTCCATTTTAGAATGGTTCGTTCTAATTGGTCAACGAGAAACATACCGAGTAAACTAATAGCAGAAATCAATACAATGATCGCAAACATCGTATCATACTGAAATAACTTCTTCGATTGGATCATATAGACCCCCAATCCATCAAAACCTCCTAACCATTC
Above is a window of Streptococcus sp. LPB0220 DNA encoding:
- a CDS encoding polyphosphate polymerase domain-containing protein; protein product: MKKTIETSFKRIETKYIVAKDDVKDLIKDLKGYVVEDDYPTSTISNIYFDTENFEVIQDALAKQHRREKIRMRTYLETPQADSPVFLEVKSKDEEGIGHKFRLVATSQAIINLMTDGKVDHQIQDPDLVQEIQRLRKRYGHRLEPRMFIYYDRLSLKEKKSIQGYPYQKIRVTIDQNLVFRDQAVSLFDGKKGEPLLEDDFVIMEIKAPGQEPKWLKDILEKYGLVKQKFSKYSCAYHKSQGLDYAPRPVQETVGAAYV
- a CDS encoding carbohydrate-binding domain-containing protein, producing the protein MKSNKWKFLLTGAATLTLLTACSQASSQSATTNATTTASSVSKKTTKTKQSDYFTEKDSDTSYDESKASIVKLSGSSATVSGDGVAVSGSTVTISKAGTYVISGESDGVQIKVEAGDSDDVHIVLKGVTMSNTNAPISATKAGHVYLTLANGTTNTLSDSSSNSDEDADAVIFSKGDLTINGSGTLNIDAKKNNGIKANDTLHITGGTYKITAVGDALNVNDELNITGTTMTIDADEDAVKVDNDEDTSVGTMYLSDNKMTITAGDDGIHASGDLIIDSGTYQVTESVEGLEGKSITINGGDITIYATDDGVNAANANANQDEIFFTMNGGTLNVEVGQGDTDPIDSNGNVTVTGGTINLTGQSGFDFDGTATYTGGDIYINGEKQTEIVNSMPGGGGAPGGGGPQGGGPGGGHP
- a CDS encoding DUF4947 domain-containing protein, giving the protein MMKKQTLPLFFTLLLSLLFLSACVPDLKINFKQVPTTTSSKKKTTKKSSSSRSTSSTSTGNSSSSPSTTTETTSDIITTEGLPRNAQEAPKDKIYATGNLKVAYSRNDDNIFVQTPDYEGYTTALVQKILGNPEKQITDPAYISESFQNIELENIKNLYRKGKITEEQAHAFLLGAVDLKQASKFGVDYTIYTYKNNTIQLVFENDQLLYITPNPDVVFFK
- a CDS encoding YhgE/Pip domain-containing protein; protein product: MMKEWKAILKKPTFIIVMIGVALIPALYNIIFLSSMWDPYGQVSDLPVAVVNKDQSATYNGQKMEIGKDMVSNLKDNDSLDFHFVDEKAAKDGLKNGDYYMIVTLPEDLSKKASSILTNHPEQMTIDYQTSSGHSFIAGKMSDTAMTKMKQSVAEKVTNTYTTALFSKMGSLKSGMGTAADGSAKLADGASKLEDGGQTLSTNLNTLARSSLAFSDGATTLRTGLAAYTDGVGQLGNGLNQMAGQLPNLVSGVNQLNNGFGTFNTGLMAYATGVDRLGNGLNQMASQTPQLASGVGQLTSGMGTLNDGLGNYTNGVRQLNSGLSNFSNGLATYTNGVATLSEGAGQLSSQSATLRNGVSQLESGIQTLSSQLQASTSQSAQIDQLAAGLNQLNAAIQNASVDTSQLSSGLTSIANSAQSILASAQADRANALASVQGTAAYQAMTADQQAEISAAISSSPSSSETAAQGILTTIQTIQSSLNTGNSLTQLQTAANQVLPTASSTLTDLSSGLSKIQSAVSGQLLPASQTISQGIGAYTAGVDKIASGASQLQTNSSTLTDGASQLAAGVGQLDSKSSELLAGSNQLASGLGELNGKMPALTSGMNQLASGATQLTGKSGELVAGAGKLADGVGQLNSKTPELAGGVNKLVTGVNQLTEKSSQLVNGADKLADGANQISEGSSKLATGGQTLTNGLGELATGSQTLSQGLNDAKGQLNAATTEKENAKTLANPVTTSKTDQDNVPVNGVGMAPYMISVALFVCALSTNMIFAKLPSGRHPESRWAWFKSRFEVNGTIAVVAGILVYGAVHLIGLSANHEMATLFLCVIGSLAFMSIVTALTTWQRKVGAFLSLILLLLQLASSAGTYPLALTNGFFQAIHPFLPMSYTVSGLRQTISMTGEIGNQVVFLLMTIALFAGLGMWFYNPKKYEED
- a CDS encoding TetR/AcrR family transcriptional regulator, coding for MTESNKRLKTKRNIEEAMVRLLEKESFDQITTVELAQESGISRSSFYTHYRDKYDMIERYQQALFHKLEYIFDKHQDDKRQAITEVFEFLTKEPLFAVLLTENGTKEIQTFLRHKLQILLVDSLQERYSHKSLTDIERVYSSVYLTNAFFGVCQMWVSRGKKESPQQMAEFLLKMLR
- the rpsD gene encoding 30S ribosomal protein S4 — translated: MSRYTGPSWKQSRRLGLSLTGTGKELARRNYVPGQHGPNNRSKLSEYGLQLAEKQKLRFSYGLGEKQFRNLFVQATKVKEGTVGFNFMLLLERRLDNVVYRLGLATTRRQARQFVNHGHILVDGKRVDIPSYRVTPGQVISVREKSAKVPAILEAVEATVGRPAFVSFDADKLEGSLTRLPERDEINPEINEALVVEFYNKML
- a CDS encoding ABC transporter ATP-binding protein; the encoded protein is MTDILTVKDVSFSFGDKAVLNNVSLEVQKGEIVSILGPSGVGKSTLFNLIAGIFPLQKGAIEVDDAPISFGKVSYMLQKDLLLEHKTVLGNIILPLQLKKIPKEEATSTALKLLDEFKLGSIANLYPNALSGGMRQRVALLRTYLLGHTVFLLDEAFSALDELTRQDLYQWYLESKERLGLTTLLITHSIEEALTLSDRVYILNHNPGEIVADLPLKWDPATDRDWQQLQYKKRIIELLSEFH
- a CDS encoding ABC transporter substrate-binding protein, giving the protein MKKSIGLFFSIILGFVFLSACQNSVKQSSSGLKKIDFILDWTPNTNHTGLYVAKEKGYFKDAGLDVDIKLPPEDSSSDLIINGKAPFGIYFQDSMAKKLDKGAGITAIAAIVEHNTSGIISRKDAAITSPKDLVGKKYGTWNDPIELEMIKSMMKKEGADFNQVKLVPNSDSNSITPIENKVFDAAWIYHGWDGILAEQKGMKTNFFYMKDFVPAFDYYSPVIIANNDYLKSHKEEAKKFIQAVKKGYQYAIEHPEEAADILIKQAPALANQRDFVLASQKYLSSQYASDKDKWGQFDSKRWNAFYAWAKEQGLVSNDLEDKGFTNELVGD